A region from the Triticum urartu cultivar G1812 chromosome 1, Tu2.1, whole genome shotgun sequence genome encodes:
- the LOC125518081 gene encoding F-box/FBD/LRR-repeat protein At1g13570-like has protein sequence MDHGSSPTKIRKSVVDEDIISNLPEALRDKILCCLPIKEAVGTCLLSRTWRYTWASMTELMFRRADFASGNDSADDDRRFLKFTDMFLFLHNGPILKFCLNTVANEMVSTGGHLYRWMLMLSRNKIKEIQLQTSIRDSYKVPSSFFSCDELEYVYLRACVFTSLHLPPPSKGFKQLHTLRLEYVTVEGNSLGDLVASCPNLEKLNIRGLCSQSNINIRSTKLKVLKIEGWFTHLNLHAPYLTSVWIGLELNSDTDGASTTRCNFNLSPFIASLSDVETIRFHGHILERVEHEFLILKQPRLFNRLTEISLEINLGDLKEANFALCLFQHAPNLRFVKLKLISRNSAGPTVHFWESIDRDVCLFQNVEVLGLFDFTGSVAELGFLKFLLEGAPVLRKLGIIDKGLDRNVLKYLLKLRRASKDAEILIL, from the exons ATGGACCATGGGAGTTCCCCAACGAAGATACGTAAGTCTGTTGTGGATGAAGATATCATCAGCAATCTACCCGAAGCTCTCAGAGACAAAATCCTTTGTTGTCTGCCAATAAAAGAAGCTGTTGGAACATGCCTCTTGTCAAGGACTTGGAGGTACACATGGGCTTCAATGACCGAACTGATGTTCAGGAGAGCTGATTTCGCTTCAGGAAATGATAGTGCAGACGATGACCGCAGATTTCTTAAGTTCACTGATATGTTTCTCTTCCTCCACAACGGCCCAATTCTGAAGTTTTGCCTGAATACCGTAGCGAATGAAATGGTATCCACTGGAGGACACCTTTACCGTTGGATGCTTATGCTGTCAAGAAATAAGATTAAGGAGATTCAACTTCAGACAAGTATACGTGACAGTTACAAGGTCCCGTCTAGTTTTTTCTCCTGCGATGAACTAGAATATGTGTATCTGCGAGCTTGTGTTTTCACTAGTTTACATTTGCCACCTCCATCTAAAGGCTTCAAACAATTGCATACTCTTCGTCTAGAATATGTTACTGTGGAAGGAAACAGTTTAGGGGATTTAGTAGCGAGTTGCCCGAATTTGGAGAAACTTAATATTCGTGGATTGTGCAGCCAATCCAATATAAATATTCGTTCAACAAAGCTCAAGGTGCTAAAAATTGAAGGCTGGTTTACACACCTCAATCTGCATGCTCCTTATCTTACTTCCGTATGGATCGGACTGGAACTGAATTCTGACACAGATGGTGCTTCGACAACCAGATGCAACTTCAATCTTTCTCCATTTATTGCTTCTCTTTCAGATGTTGAGACTATTAGGTTTCATGGACACATCCTTGAG CGCGTAGAACATGAATTTCTGATTCTCAAGCAGCCAAGATTATTCAACCGGCTGACAGAGATAAGCCTGGAGATCAATCTCGGTGATCTCAAGGAAGCAAATTTTGCCTTGTGCTTATTTCAGCATGCCCCCAACCTGCGATTTGTCAAACTAAAG CTCATTTCCAGGAATTCCGCGGGACCAACAGTGCATTTCTGGGAATCAATAGACCGTGATGTCTGTCTCTTCCAGAACGTTGAAGTACTTGGTTTGTTTGACTTTACTGGCTCCGTTGCGGAGCTAGGCTTCTTGAAATTTTTACTTGAAGGTGCACCAGTGTTAAGAAAATTGGGAATAATCGACAAGGGATTGGACAGAAATGTCCTAAAATATCTCCTGAAGCTGAGAAGAGCATCAAAGGATGCAGAAATATTGATTCTTTGA